A window from Leguminivora glycinivorella isolate SPB_JAAS2020 chromosome 16, LegGlyc_1.1, whole genome shotgun sequence encodes these proteins:
- the LOC125234355 gene encoding uncharacterized protein LOC125234355 isoform X5, which translates to MPVCSVKHCGIRKTPNQPFLTLHRLPRNGLKKKKWLDAIGMENIRPNVKDIFICSLHFDEQCFNKTLDVTRLRDDAVPLKFQHASQYRTAVLKEDQLETIPILAGSNLLCKKTTTTVTTPAPRTLNVGIPVHPVKPGTALNPASAPVSGTSGIATSAPCKKTTTTVTTHAPGTLNVGIPVHPVKPGTALNPASAPVSGTSGIATPALPLTTAVAYTAPSVPGTSRVDNLPQHASQHRTAVLKEDQLETIPILAGSNLLCKKTTTTVTTPAPRTLNVGIPVHPVKPGTALNPASAPVSGTSGIATPALPLTTAVAYTAPSVPGTSRVDNLPVQTQKIKKLEDTCDFLRKKVRRLNEMVRRQRKKIAEFQYIIKDLQERNVVNNENSIVLEACAGPKDFLKRHILKSEGSPSEKQYSEETRKFALTLHSFSPKAYNFVRRTFNTCLPHPRTLFRWYQKINAEPGLCVEAFAAP; encoded by the exons ATGCCAGTGTGTAGTGTAAAACACTGCGGCATAAGAAAAACACCAAATCAGCCATTTTTGACCTTACACAG GTTACCAAGAAATGGCCTTAAAAAGAAAAAGTGGCTGGATGCTATCGGAATGGAAAATATAAGGCCAAATGTAAaggatatttttatttgttcgcTGCATTTTGATGAACAATGTTTCAACAAAACTTTGGATGTGACTCGACTACGAGATGATGCTGTGCCATTAAAATTT CAACATGCCAGCCAATATAGAACTGCCGTATTAAAAGAGGATCAGTTGGAAACAATTCCTATTTTAGCCGGATCTAACTTG CTTTGCAAGAAAACCACGACTACAGTTACAACTCCTGCTCCTAGAACTTTAAATGTTGGAATTCCAGTA CATCCTGTAAAGCCTGGCACTGCATTGAATCCTGCATCTGCTCCTGTTTCCGGAACTTCAGGAATTGCTACGTCAgca CCTTGCAAGAAAACCACGACTACAGTTACAACTCATGCTCCTGGAACTTTAAATGTTGGAATTCCAGTA CATCCTGTAAAGCCTGGTACTGCATTGAATCCTGCATCTGCTCCTGTTTCCGGAACTTCAGGAATTGCAACGCCAgca CTCCCCCTGACGACGGCCGTCGCATATACTGCCCCTTCTGTTCCTGGTACTTCAAGAGTGGATAATCTACCG CAACATGCCAGCCAACATAGAACTGCCGTATTAAAAGAGGATCAGTTGGAAACAATTCCTATTTTAGCCGGATCTAACTTG CTTTGCAAGAAAACCACGACTACAGTTACAACTCCTGCTCCTAGAACTTTAAATGTTGGAATTCCAGTA CATCCTGTAAAGCCTGGTACTGCATTGAATCCTGCATCTGCTCCTGTTTCCGGAACTTCAGGAATTGCAACGCCAgca CTCCCCCTGACGACGGCCGTCGCATATACTGCCCCTTCTGTTCCTGGTACTTCAAGAGTGGATAATCTACCG gtccaaacacagaaaataaaaaagttggAAGATACATGTGATTTCTTGAGGAAGAAAGTAAGAAGATTAAATGAAATGGTGCGGCGGCAAAGGAAAAAAATTGCAGAGTTCCAAtatattataaaagacctcCAGGAAAGGAATGTAGTCAACAACGAGAACTCTATAGTTTTAGAAGCATGCGCGGGTCCCAAAGACTTTTTAAAGAGGCACATTTTGAAAAGTGAAGGCTCGCCTTCGGAAAAACAATATTCTGAGGAAACTAGAAAATTTGCCCTAACGCTGCACTCCTTTTCGCCGAAGGCCTACAACTTTGTGCGGCGAACGTTTAATACATGCTTGCCTCACCCAAGGACTTTATTTAGGTGGTACCAAAAAATAAATGCGGAACCCGGCCTTTGTGTGGAAGCGTTTGCGGCTCCATAA
- the LOC125234355 gene encoding uncharacterized protein LOC125234355 isoform X7, whose protein sequence is MPVCSVKHCGIRKTPNQPFLTLHRLPRNGLKKKKWLDAIGMENIRPNVKDIFICSLHFDEQCFNKTLDVTRLRDDAVPLKFQHASQYRTAVLKEDQLETIPILAGSNLLCKKTTTTVTTPAPRTLNVGIPVHPVKPGTALNPASAPVSGTSGIATSAPCKKTTTTVTTHAPGTLNVGIPVHPVKPGTALNPASAPVSGTSGIATPALPLTTAVAYTAPSVPGTSRVDNLPHPVKPGTALNPASAPVSGTSGIATPALPLTTAVAYTAPSVPGTSRVDNLPVQTQKIKKLEDTCDFLRKKVRRLNEMVRRQRKKIAEFQYIIKDLQERNVVNNENSIVLEACAGPKDFLKRHILKSEGSPSEKQYSEETRKFALTLHSFSPKAYNFVRRTFNTCLPHPRTLFRWYQKINAEPGLCVEAFAAP, encoded by the exons ATGCCAGTGTGTAGTGTAAAACACTGCGGCATAAGAAAAACACCAAATCAGCCATTTTTGACCTTACACAG GTTACCAAGAAATGGCCTTAAAAAGAAAAAGTGGCTGGATGCTATCGGAATGGAAAATATAAGGCCAAATGTAAaggatatttttatttgttcgcTGCATTTTGATGAACAATGTTTCAACAAAACTTTGGATGTGACTCGACTACGAGATGATGCTGTGCCATTAAAATTT CAACATGCCAGCCAATATAGAACTGCCGTATTAAAAGAGGATCAGTTGGAAACAATTCCTATTTTAGCCGGATCTAACTTG CTTTGCAAGAAAACCACGACTACAGTTACAACTCCTGCTCCTAGAACTTTAAATGTTGGAATTCCAGTA CATCCTGTAAAGCCTGGCACTGCATTGAATCCTGCATCTGCTCCTGTTTCCGGAACTTCAGGAATTGCTACGTCAgca CCTTGCAAGAAAACCACGACTACAGTTACAACTCATGCTCCTGGAACTTTAAATGTTGGAATTCCAGTA CATCCTGTAAAGCCTGGTACTGCATTGAATCCTGCATCTGCTCCTGTTTCCGGAACTTCAGGAATTGCAACGCCAgca CTCCCCCTGACGACGGCCGTCGCATATACTGCCCCTTCTGTTCCTGGTACTTCAAGAGTGGATAATCTACCG CATCCTGTAAAGCCTGGTACTGCATTGAATCCTGCATCTGCTCCTGTTTCCGGAACTTCAGGAATTGCAACGCCAgca CTCCCCCTGACGACGGCCGTCGCATATACTGCCCCTTCTGTTCCTGGTACTTCAAGAGTGGATAATCTACCG gtccaaacacagaaaataaaaaagttggAAGATACATGTGATTTCTTGAGGAAGAAAGTAAGAAGATTAAATGAAATGGTGCGGCGGCAAAGGAAAAAAATTGCAGAGTTCCAAtatattataaaagacctcCAGGAAAGGAATGTAGTCAACAACGAGAACTCTATAGTTTTAGAAGCATGCGCGGGTCCCAAAGACTTTTTAAAGAGGCACATTTTGAAAAGTGAAGGCTCGCCTTCGGAAAAACAATATTCTGAGGAAACTAGAAAATTTGCCCTAACGCTGCACTCCTTTTCGCCGAAGGCCTACAACTTTGTGCGGCGAACGTTTAATACATGCTTGCCTCACCCAAGGACTTTATTTAGGTGGTACCAAAAAATAAATGCGGAACCCGGCCTTTGTGTGGAAGCGTTTGCGGCTCCATAA
- the LOC125234355 gene encoding uncharacterized protein LOC125234355 isoform X6, translating to MPVCSVKHCGIRKTPNQPFLTLHRLPRNGLKKKKWLDAIGMENIRPNVKDIFICSLHFDEQCFNKTLDVTRLRDDAVPLKFQHASQYRTAVLKEDQLETIPILAGSNLLCKKTTTTVTTPAPRTLNVGIPVHPVKPGTALNPASAPVSGTSGIATSAPCKKTTTTVTTHAPGTLNVGIPVHPVKPGTALNPASAPVSGTSGIATPALCKKTTTTVTTPAPRTLNVGIPVHPVKPGTALNPASAPVSGTSGIATSAPCKKTTTTVTTPAPGTLNVGIPVHPVKPGTALNPASAPVSGTSGIATPALPLTTAVAYTAPSVPGTSRVDNLPVQTQKIKKLEDTCDFLRKKVRRLNEMVRRQRKKIAEFQYIIKDLQERNVVNNENSIVLEACAGPKDFLKRHILKSEGSPSEKQYSEETRKFALTLHSFSPKAYNFVRRTFNTCLPHPRTLFRWYQKINAEPGLCVEAFAAP from the exons ATGCCAGTGTGTAGTGTAAAACACTGCGGCATAAGAAAAACACCAAATCAGCCATTTTTGACCTTACACAG GTTACCAAGAAATGGCCTTAAAAAGAAAAAGTGGCTGGATGCTATCGGAATGGAAAATATAAGGCCAAATGTAAaggatatttttatttgttcgcTGCATTTTGATGAACAATGTTTCAACAAAACTTTGGATGTGACTCGACTACGAGATGATGCTGTGCCATTAAAATTT CAACATGCCAGCCAATATAGAACTGCCGTATTAAAAGAGGATCAGTTGGAAACAATTCCTATTTTAGCCGGATCTAACTTG CTTTGCAAGAAAACCACGACTACAGTTACAACTCCTGCTCCTAGAACTTTAAATGTTGGAATTCCAGTA CATCCTGTAAAGCCTGGCACTGCATTGAATCCTGCATCTGCTCCTGTTTCCGGAACTTCAGGAATTGCTACGTCAgca CCTTGCAAGAAAACCACGACTACAGTTACAACTCATGCTCCTGGAACTTTAAATGTTGGAATTCCAGTA CATCCTGTAAAGCCTGGTACTGCATTGAATCCTGCATCTGCTCCTGTTTCCGGAACTTCAGGAATTGCAACGCCAgca CTTTGCAAGAAAACCACGACTACAGTTACAACTCCTGCTCCTAGAACTTTAAATGTTGGAATTCCAGTA CATCCTGTAAAGCCTGGCACTGCATTGAATCCTGCATCTGCTCCTGTTTCCGGAACTTCAGGAATTGCTACGTCAgca CCTTGCAAGAAAACCACGACTACAGTTACAACTCCTGCTCCTGGAACTTTAAATGTTGGAATTCCAGTA CATCCTGTAAAGCCTGGTACTGCATTGAATCCTGCATCTGCTCCTGTTTCCGGAACTTCAGGAATTGCAACGCCAgca CTCCCCCTGACGACGGCCGTCGCATATACTGCCCCTTCTGTTCCTGGTACTTCAAGAGTGGATAATCTACCG gtccaaacacagaaaataaaaaagttggAAGATACATGTGATTTCTTGAGGAAGAAAGTAAGAAGATTAAATGAAATGGTGCGGCGGCAAAGGAAAAAAATTGCAGAGTTCCAAtatattataaaagacctcCAGGAAAGGAATGTAGTCAACAACGAGAACTCTATAGTTTTAGAAGCATGCGCGGGTCCCAAAGACTTTTTAAAGAGGCACATTTTGAAAAGTGAAGGCTCGCCTTCGGAAAAACAATATTCTGAGGAAACTAGAAAATTTGCCCTAACGCTGCACTCCTTTTCGCCGAAGGCCTACAACTTTGTGCGGCGAACGTTTAATACATGCTTGCCTCACCCAAGGACTTTATTTAGGTGGTACCAAAAAATAAATGCGGAACCCGGCCTTTGTGTGGAAGCGTTTGCGGCTCCATAA
- the LOC125234355 gene encoding uncharacterized protein LOC125234355 isoform X2 yields MPVCSVKHCGIRKTPNQPFLTLHRLPRNGLKKKKWLDAIGMENIRPNVKDIFICSLHFDEQCFNKTLDVTRLRDDAVPLKFQHASQYRTAVLKEDQLETIPILAGSNLHPVKPGTALNPASAPVSGTSGIATSAPCKKTTTTVTTHAPGTLNVGIPVHPVKPGTALNPASAPVSGTSGIATPALPLTTAVAYTAPSVPGTSRVDNLPQHASQHRTAVLKEDQLETIPILAGSNLLCKKTTTTVTTPAPRTLNVGIPVHPVKPGTALNPASAPVSGTSGIATSAPCKKTTTTVTTPAPGTLNVGIPVHPVKPGTALNPASAPVSGTSGIATPALPLTTAVAYTAPSVPGTSRVDNLPVQTQKIKKLEDTCDFLRKKVRRLNEMVRRQRKKIAEFQYIIKDLQERNVVNNENSIVLEACAGPKDFLKRHILKSEGSPSEKQYSEETRKFALTLHSFSPKAYNFVRRTFNTCLPHPRTLFRWYQKINAEPGLCVEAFAAP; encoded by the exons ATGCCAGTGTGTAGTGTAAAACACTGCGGCATAAGAAAAACACCAAATCAGCCATTTTTGACCTTACACAG GTTACCAAGAAATGGCCTTAAAAAGAAAAAGTGGCTGGATGCTATCGGAATGGAAAATATAAGGCCAAATGTAAaggatatttttatttgttcgcTGCATTTTGATGAACAATGTTTCAACAAAACTTTGGATGTGACTCGACTACGAGATGATGCTGTGCCATTAAAATTT CAACATGCCAGCCAATATAGAACTGCCGTATTAAAAGAGGATCAGTTGGAAACAATTCCTATTTTAGCCGGATCTAACTTG CATCCTGTAAAGCCTGGCACTGCATTGAATCCTGCATCTGCTCCTGTTTCCGGAACTTCAGGAATTGCTACGTCAgca CCTTGCAAGAAAACCACGACTACAGTTACAACTCATGCTCCTGGAACTTTAAATGTTGGAATTCCAGTA CATCCTGTAAAGCCTGGTACTGCATTGAATCCTGCATCTGCTCCTGTTTCCGGAACTTCAGGAATTGCAACGCCAgca CTCCCCCTGACGACGGCCGTCGCATATACTGCCCCTTCTGTTCCTGGTACTTCAAGAGTGGATAATCTACCG CAACATGCCAGCCAACATAGAACTGCCGTATTAAAAGAGGATCAGTTGGAAACAATTCCTATTTTAGCCGGATCTAACTTG CTTTGCAAGAAAACCACGACTACAGTTACAACTCCTGCTCCTAGAACTTTAAATGTTGGAATTCCAGTA CATCCTGTAAAGCCTGGCACTGCATTGAATCCTGCATCTGCTCCTGTTTCCGGAACTTCAGGAATTGCTACGTCAgca CCTTGCAAGAAAACCACGACTACAGTTACAACTCCTGCTCCTGGAACTTTAAATGTTGGAATTCCAGTA CATCCTGTAAAGCCTGGTACTGCATTGAATCCTGCATCTGCTCCTGTTTCCGGAACTTCAGGAATTGCAACGCCAgca CTCCCCCTGACGACGGCCGTCGCATATACTGCCCCTTCTGTTCCTGGTACTTCAAGAGTGGATAATCTACCG gtccaaacacagaaaataaaaaagttggAAGATACATGTGATTTCTTGAGGAAGAAAGTAAGAAGATTAAATGAAATGGTGCGGCGGCAAAGGAAAAAAATTGCAGAGTTCCAAtatattataaaagacctcCAGGAAAGGAATGTAGTCAACAACGAGAACTCTATAGTTTTAGAAGCATGCGCGGGTCCCAAAGACTTTTTAAAGAGGCACATTTTGAAAAGTGAAGGCTCGCCTTCGGAAAAACAATATTCTGAGGAAACTAGAAAATTTGCCCTAACGCTGCACTCCTTTTCGCCGAAGGCCTACAACTTTGTGCGGCGAACGTTTAATACATGCTTGCCTCACCCAAGGACTTTATTTAGGTGGTACCAAAAAATAAATGCGGAACCCGGCCTTTGTGTGGAAGCGTTTGCGGCTCCATAA
- the LOC125234355 gene encoding uncharacterized protein LOC125234355 isoform X4, giving the protein MPVCSVKHCGIRKTPNQPFLTLHRLPRNGLKKKKWLDAIGMENIRPNVKDIFICSLHFDEQCFNKTLDVTRLRDDAVPLKFQHASQYRTAVLKEDQLETIPILAGSNLLCKKTTTTVTTPAPRTLNVGIPVHPVKPGTALNPASAPVSGTSGIATPALPLTTAVAYTAPSVPGTSRVDNLPQHASQHRTAVLKEDQLETIPILAGSNLLCKKTTTTVTTPAPRTLNVGIPVHPVKPGTALNPASAPVSGTSGIATSAPCKKTTTTVTTPAPGTLNVGIPVHPVKPGTALNPASAPVSGTSGIATPALPLTTAVAYTAPSVPGTSRVDNLPVQTQKIKKLEDTCDFLRKKVRRLNEMVRRQRKKIAEFQYIIKDLQERNVVNNENSIVLEACAGPKDFLKRHILKSEGSPSEKQYSEETRKFALTLHSFSPKAYNFVRRTFNTCLPHPRTLFRWYQKINAEPGLCVEAFAAP; this is encoded by the exons ATGCCAGTGTGTAGTGTAAAACACTGCGGCATAAGAAAAACACCAAATCAGCCATTTTTGACCTTACACAG GTTACCAAGAAATGGCCTTAAAAAGAAAAAGTGGCTGGATGCTATCGGAATGGAAAATATAAGGCCAAATGTAAaggatatttttatttgttcgcTGCATTTTGATGAACAATGTTTCAACAAAACTTTGGATGTGACTCGACTACGAGATGATGCTGTGCCATTAAAATTT CAACATGCCAGCCAATATAGAACTGCCGTATTAAAAGAGGATCAGTTGGAAACAATTCCTATTTTAGCCGGATCTAACTTG CTTTGCAAGAAAACCACGACTACAGTTACAACTCCTGCTCCTAGAACTTTAAATGTTGGAATTCCAGTA CATCCTGTAAAGCCTGGTACTGCATTGAATCCTGCATCTGCTCCTGTTTCCGGAACTTCAGGAATTGCAACGCCAgca CTCCCCCTGACGACGGCCGTCGCATATACTGCCCCTTCTGTTCCTGGTACTTCAAGAGTGGATAATCTACCG CAACATGCCAGCCAACATAGAACTGCCGTATTAAAAGAGGATCAGTTGGAAACAATTCCTATTTTAGCCGGATCTAACTTG CTTTGCAAGAAAACCACGACTACAGTTACAACTCCTGCTCCTAGAACTTTAAATGTTGGAATTCCAGTA CATCCTGTAAAGCCTGGCACTGCATTGAATCCTGCATCTGCTCCTGTTTCCGGAACTTCAGGAATTGCTACGTCAgca CCTTGCAAGAAAACCACGACTACAGTTACAACTCCTGCTCCTGGAACTTTAAATGTTGGAATTCCAGTA CATCCTGTAAAGCCTGGTACTGCATTGAATCCTGCATCTGCTCCTGTTTCCGGAACTTCAGGAATTGCAACGCCAgca CTCCCCCTGACGACGGCCGTCGCATATACTGCCCCTTCTGTTCCTGGTACTTCAAGAGTGGATAATCTACCG gtccaaacacagaaaataaaaaagttggAAGATACATGTGATTTCTTGAGGAAGAAAGTAAGAAGATTAAATGAAATGGTGCGGCGGCAAAGGAAAAAAATTGCAGAGTTCCAAtatattataaaagacctcCAGGAAAGGAATGTAGTCAACAACGAGAACTCTATAGTTTTAGAAGCATGCGCGGGTCCCAAAGACTTTTTAAAGAGGCACATTTTGAAAAGTGAAGGCTCGCCTTCGGAAAAACAATATTCTGAGGAAACTAGAAAATTTGCCCTAACGCTGCACTCCTTTTCGCCGAAGGCCTACAACTTTGTGCGGCGAACGTTTAATACATGCTTGCCTCACCCAAGGACTTTATTTAGGTGGTACCAAAAAATAAATGCGGAACCCGGCCTTTGTGTGGAAGCGTTTGCGGCTCCATAA
- the LOC125234355 gene encoding uncharacterized protein LOC125234355 isoform X3, whose protein sequence is MPVCSVKHCGIRKTPNQPFLTLHRLPRNGLKKKKWLDAIGMENIRPNVKDIFICSLHFDEQCFNKTLDVTRLRDDAVPLKFQHASQYRTAVLKEDQLETIPILAGSNLLCKKTTTTVTTPAPRTLNVGIPVHPVKPGTALNPASAPVSGTSGIATSAPCKKTTTTVTTHAPGTLNVGIPVHPVKPGTALNPASAPVSGTSGIATPALPLTTAVAYTAPSVPGTSRVDNLPQHASQHRTAVLKEDQLETIPILAGSNLHPVKPGTALNPASAPVSGTSGIATSAPCKKTTTTVTTPAPGTLNVGIPVHPVKPGTALNPASAPVSGTSGIATPALPLTTAVAYTAPSVPGTSRVDNLPVQTQKIKKLEDTCDFLRKKVRRLNEMVRRQRKKIAEFQYIIKDLQERNVVNNENSIVLEACAGPKDFLKRHILKSEGSPSEKQYSEETRKFALTLHSFSPKAYNFVRRTFNTCLPHPRTLFRWYQKINAEPGLCVEAFAAP, encoded by the exons ATGCCAGTGTGTAGTGTAAAACACTGCGGCATAAGAAAAACACCAAATCAGCCATTTTTGACCTTACACAG GTTACCAAGAAATGGCCTTAAAAAGAAAAAGTGGCTGGATGCTATCGGAATGGAAAATATAAGGCCAAATGTAAaggatatttttatttgttcgcTGCATTTTGATGAACAATGTTTCAACAAAACTTTGGATGTGACTCGACTACGAGATGATGCTGTGCCATTAAAATTT CAACATGCCAGCCAATATAGAACTGCCGTATTAAAAGAGGATCAGTTGGAAACAATTCCTATTTTAGCCGGATCTAACTTG CTTTGCAAGAAAACCACGACTACAGTTACAACTCCTGCTCCTAGAACTTTAAATGTTGGAATTCCAGTA CATCCTGTAAAGCCTGGCACTGCATTGAATCCTGCATCTGCTCCTGTTTCCGGAACTTCAGGAATTGCTACGTCAgca CCTTGCAAGAAAACCACGACTACAGTTACAACTCATGCTCCTGGAACTTTAAATGTTGGAATTCCAGTA CATCCTGTAAAGCCTGGTACTGCATTGAATCCTGCATCTGCTCCTGTTTCCGGAACTTCAGGAATTGCAACGCCAgca CTCCCCCTGACGACGGCCGTCGCATATACTGCCCCTTCTGTTCCTGGTACTTCAAGAGTGGATAATCTACCG CAACATGCCAGCCAACATAGAACTGCCGTATTAAAAGAGGATCAGTTGGAAACAATTCCTATTTTAGCCGGATCTAACTTG CATCCTGTAAAGCCTGGCACTGCATTGAATCCTGCATCTGCTCCTGTTTCCGGAACTTCAGGAATTGCTACGTCAgca CCTTGCAAGAAAACCACGACTACAGTTACAACTCCTGCTCCTGGAACTTTAAATGTTGGAATTCCAGTA CATCCTGTAAAGCCTGGTACTGCATTGAATCCTGCATCTGCTCCTGTTTCCGGAACTTCAGGAATTGCAACGCCAgca CTCCCCCTGACGACGGCCGTCGCATATACTGCCCCTTCTGTTCCTGGTACTTCAAGAGTGGATAATCTACCG gtccaaacacagaaaataaaaaagttggAAGATACATGTGATTTCTTGAGGAAGAAAGTAAGAAGATTAAATGAAATGGTGCGGCGGCAAAGGAAAAAAATTGCAGAGTTCCAAtatattataaaagacctcCAGGAAAGGAATGTAGTCAACAACGAGAACTCTATAGTTTTAGAAGCATGCGCGGGTCCCAAAGACTTTTTAAAGAGGCACATTTTGAAAAGTGAAGGCTCGCCTTCGGAAAAACAATATTCTGAGGAAACTAGAAAATTTGCCCTAACGCTGCACTCCTTTTCGCCGAAGGCCTACAACTTTGTGCGGCGAACGTTTAATACATGCTTGCCTCACCCAAGGACTTTATTTAGGTGGTACCAAAAAATAAATGCGGAACCCGGCCTTTGTGTGGAAGCGTTTGCGGCTCCATAA
- the LOC125234355 gene encoding uncharacterized protein LOC125234355 isoform X1 has protein sequence MPVCSVKHCGIRKTPNQPFLTLHRLPRNGLKKKKWLDAIGMENIRPNVKDIFICSLHFDEQCFNKTLDVTRLRDDAVPLKFQHASQYRTAVLKEDQLETIPILAGSNLLCKKTTTTVTTPAPRTLNVGIPVHPVKPGTALNPASAPVSGTSGIATSAPCKKTTTTVTTHAPGTLNVGIPVHPVKPGTALNPASAPVSGTSGIATPALPLTTAVAYTAPSVPGTSRVDNLPQHASQHRTAVLKEDQLETIPILAGSNLLCKKTTTTVTTPAPRTLNVGIPVHPVKPGTALNPASAPVSGTSGIATSAPCKKTTTTVTTPAPGTLNVGIPVHPVKPGTALNPASAPVSGTSGIATPALPLTTAVAYTAPSVPGTSRVDNLPVQTQKIKKLEDTCDFLRKKVRRLNEMVRRQRKKIAEFQYIIKDLQERNVVNNENSIVLEACAGPKDFLKRHILKSEGSPSEKQYSEETRKFALTLHSFSPKAYNFVRRTFNTCLPHPRTLFRWYQKINAEPGLCVEAFAAP, from the exons ATGCCAGTGTGTAGTGTAAAACACTGCGGCATAAGAAAAACACCAAATCAGCCATTTTTGACCTTACACAG GTTACCAAGAAATGGCCTTAAAAAGAAAAAGTGGCTGGATGCTATCGGAATGGAAAATATAAGGCCAAATGTAAaggatatttttatttgttcgcTGCATTTTGATGAACAATGTTTCAACAAAACTTTGGATGTGACTCGACTACGAGATGATGCTGTGCCATTAAAATTT CAACATGCCAGCCAATATAGAACTGCCGTATTAAAAGAGGATCAGTTGGAAACAATTCCTATTTTAGCCGGATCTAACTTG CTTTGCAAGAAAACCACGACTACAGTTACAACTCCTGCTCCTAGAACTTTAAATGTTGGAATTCCAGTA CATCCTGTAAAGCCTGGCACTGCATTGAATCCTGCATCTGCTCCTGTTTCCGGAACTTCAGGAATTGCTACGTCAgca CCTTGCAAGAAAACCACGACTACAGTTACAACTCATGCTCCTGGAACTTTAAATGTTGGAATTCCAGTA CATCCTGTAAAGCCTGGTACTGCATTGAATCCTGCATCTGCTCCTGTTTCCGGAACTTCAGGAATTGCAACGCCAgca CTCCCCCTGACGACGGCCGTCGCATATACTGCCCCTTCTGTTCCTGGTACTTCAAGAGTGGATAATCTACCG CAACATGCCAGCCAACATAGAACTGCCGTATTAAAAGAGGATCAGTTGGAAACAATTCCTATTTTAGCCGGATCTAACTTG CTTTGCAAGAAAACCACGACTACAGTTACAACTCCTGCTCCTAGAACTTTAAATGTTGGAATTCCAGTA CATCCTGTAAAGCCTGGCACTGCATTGAATCCTGCATCTGCTCCTGTTTCCGGAACTTCAGGAATTGCTACGTCAgca CCTTGCAAGAAAACCACGACTACAGTTACAACTCCTGCTCCTGGAACTTTAAATGTTGGAATTCCAGTA CATCCTGTAAAGCCTGGTACTGCATTGAATCCTGCATCTGCTCCTGTTTCCGGAACTTCAGGAATTGCAACGCCAgca CTCCCCCTGACGACGGCCGTCGCATATACTGCCCCTTCTGTTCCTGGTACTTCAAGAGTGGATAATCTACCG gtccaaacacagaaaataaaaaagttggAAGATACATGTGATTTCTTGAGGAAGAAAGTAAGAAGATTAAATGAAATGGTGCGGCGGCAAAGGAAAAAAATTGCAGAGTTCCAAtatattataaaagacctcCAGGAAAGGAATGTAGTCAACAACGAGAACTCTATAGTTTTAGAAGCATGCGCGGGTCCCAAAGACTTTTTAAAGAGGCACATTTTGAAAAGTGAAGGCTCGCCTTCGGAAAAACAATATTCTGAGGAAACTAGAAAATTTGCCCTAACGCTGCACTCCTTTTCGCCGAAGGCCTACAACTTTGTGCGGCGAACGTTTAATACATGCTTGCCTCACCCAAGGACTTTATTTAGGTGGTACCAAAAAATAAATGCGGAACCCGGCCTTTGTGTGGAAGCGTTTGCGGCTCCATAA